The genomic stretch CCTTCAGCCTCTCGCGACCGTCGTGGAACGAGAGCGGCTCGCTCAACGTTGTACGTTTTTACCCTCTGCAATATCCATCTTGGACGCAGAAAGAAAAGGCCTAGCTGATGCCTATTTTGCAGCACCGCGATACACCCCAAAACAATCTCAAGATCCCATTCAAGTTCACGCCGCAGAATGAGGAGCTCATCAAGGAAGTTGTTTCGCGATACCCCTCGCAGTACAAAAAAGCAGCTGTAATGCCACTGCTCGACCTCGGACAACGTCAACACGGCTTCTGCAGCATCAGCGTCATGAACGAGGTGGCGCGGATACTCGAGATGCCGCCCATGCGTGTCTACGAGGTTGCCACTTTCTACACAATGTACAACCGGGACCCCGTGGGCAAGTTCCACGTTCAGGTCTGCACGACGGTGAGTTTTCATTGGTGCGGCCGGTAGTTTGGCTCTAGGAGGATCAAGAGAAGAAAAGGCTGACGCAAGGTATATATCTAGACACCCTGTATGCTCTGCGATAGCGACTCGGTCATGAAGGCCTGTGAGGACGTACTGGGTGTACATCACGGCGAGACGACACCAGACGGCCTCTTCACCTTCTCAGAAGTCGAATGTCTCGGCGCATGTGCAAATGCGCCCATGGTCCAGATCAATGACGATTACTACGAGGACCTTACCTACGACTCCACCGTCAACCTGCTCAAAGCAC from Pyrenophora tritici-repentis strain M4 chromosome 1, whole genome shotgun sequence encodes the following:
- a CDS encoding NuoE, NADH:ubiquinone oxidoreductase subunit; translated protein: MASRLVPFACRVVPRVSRPFQRAQWRAFSLSRPSWNESGSLNVHRDTPQNNLKIPFKFTPQNEELIKEVVSRYPSQYKKAAVMPLLDLGQRQHGFCSISVMNEVARILEMPPMRVYEVATFYTMYNRDPVGKFHVQVCTTTPCMLCDSDSVMKACEDVLGVHHGETTPDGLFTFSEVECLGACANAPMVQINDDYYEDLTYDSTVNLLKALKHAAQATGAQPGDKGLASGAGKGTATGEGAGDAVANAQARQYEAGGVKVPSPGPLSGRASCEPAGGLTCLTSEPWGNETLRKDGAL